GACGAGGATCCAGGGTgtggtttgcttttttgttttggttttttcacCTCACTCATGGTCATCTCAAAACCTGTGGGCAGCTGCCCTATGCCACCGGGGCTTGGATGATACATTGTTCACAGTCTGGAACAGCCCCTAATGTGTCCAGGCCTGTGGGTACAGGGAAAGGAAAGACAAAGTCACTTGCTTCTGCACACAGGCATTTTGTATCTCCCCAACTAGGTTCTCAAGGGCAGGAACTGGGCCCTACACTTCATTTGTTTCTCCCAAAGCACAGCATACACCAAGTGCCTGGATTATCTAGCAGTCGAGTATGCTGGGGAACCACACTGTTCTGACTGCGTGGAGGGAGGCGACAGGGAGATGAAGTCAGCAAAAGGACCCAGGGGTGGCTGGAGCCCCTAAATGTAGGCGTCCGGAGACAGAGGCCGAAAGGAGTTGCATTCTCAGGGCTGAGGATGCAGTGGCTGCCCCTCAAAGCCTCCCCTGTCCCCACTCTGCCCCACCTGGGGCACGCCCAGAGGGTTTGTTTATATTCACCAGTAAGTGGGCCAGCCACTTTCCCCAGCCTCaccaccctcaccctcctcccttgAATAACTGAATTTCCTTCACACCCTGAGCAGGCCCGACCTACCCGACCTACCTGCTACCCACTGTACCCACTCGTCACTCACAGCCTCCTGCATTTCCTGTCTCCAACCCAGTCAAAGGAAAACCCCAAATTTACTGTTATTGTTTACCAACCCAACTACCTGCTCACCCCAAGGCACAGAGACCCTCCCTGAAGCTCAGGGCAGGAACATGGACCAGGCCTAGGCCACTGACTCAACTCCAAGCCTGGGGCTCCCTGTGCCCCCACCGCTGAGCAGCTCACTGAGGGGTGGGACCCTCCTGGTGATAAAGGCCACCTGGCAGCTGGCATTTTAGGAGGCATTTAAATCCAccatctaggctgggcacagtggctcatgcctgtaagcccagcactttgggaggccgaggcaggtagatcacctgaggtcaggagttcgagaccagcctggccaacatggtgaaaccccatctctactaaaaatacaaaaattagctgggcgtggtggtacgcacctgtaatcccagctactcaggaggctgaggcaggggaattgcttgaacctgggaggcggaggttgcagtgagccaagatcacacaactgcactccagcatgggtgacagagtaagactctgtctcaaataaatcaATCAGTCCACCATCCCACTGAATTCCTTAAAACAGCCACGGGCCTAGGACTATCACCCTCCTTCCACAGCAAAGAAAACTAGACCTTCCTCAGTGGAGCGGAATCCAGCCTCATATCTCCTCTCCTCCCCGCCCCCTCTCCACTCCCTTACCAAGAAGACATCCACGTGCTTTGTTAAAAGAAGCTCTAAACTTGGAAACAGGAGATCCAGGTCAGAATCCCTGACTAGCTGTGTGACGCTGAGCGAGTCCCTTTACTCCTCTGAGCTAGAGTTTCTTATAAGCTGGAGACGAGACTGACTACCTCAGAGGGTTCTGATGATGAAGAGATGGAGGGGAAGAGCCCAGCATCGGTGCCTGAGGGGCCCAGGAGTGTCTGTAGGTCTTTACATCTCACACCACTTAAGGGTGTTCAAGAAGCACACCTGCTCCTGAACTCATGCAAGTCAGCATCTGCCCTTAGGGACAAAAGTTTCCATTGCCATCCCACCCAGGCATTTAGCAGAGGTGTTAAGTTCTCCCTAGAAACAGGGACTCGCAGGGCCATGCCAGCATGGAAGGTCAAGGGCATGGGCATGGGGGGTGGAAAGGTGTGGTGAGACCCCACTAACCACGCCAGACCCCTCCTGGCCCTTTGCCCCAGCCATTTTCCCTGAAAGCCAACCCCAGGCTGAATCCTTGCTGACCACAGAAGCATCCTCCTGAACTGGGCTGAGTCAGGGAAGGAAGCAAAACACAAGGGCCAACATTGGGCACAAGAAGGCTGTGAGATGGGCTTCTGTGGCAGAATCTTGGCCCCCAGTGATGCCCACGTCTTGGTCCCAGACTGTGGCTATGTTcccttacatggcaaaggggactCTGCAGATGGGATTACAGTTAAGAGCCCTGCAATGGGGAGATCATCctagattatctgggtgggctcaATCTTATCACACCAGCTGGGTCAGAGATGTGATCACAGAAGGATCAGAAAAATGCAAGGTTGCAGTTGAAGATTGAGAAAGGGGTCCATGACCCAAGGAATGCAGGAAGCCTCCAGAattggaaaaggcaaggaaacagactCCAAAGAGGAATGCAACCCTGCTAAGACCTGGACTCCAGCCAGCCTAGTAAGACCCTATCACGTTCCTGACCTACAGAACAGGAACatcataaatttgtgttgttttaagccataaaATTAATATGGCAGAAGTTTTGTTAACAGGAAACTAATGCAGTTTCTAAAGATAGCAGAACTCTGAcaacttcctctccttctctccctcactccctcctacCACCCCTCATTCCTCCTTCTCGGGTTATTGCTTCTAACACCTTCATAAGTGCAGACAAAATAAATGGATTTCTCTGAAAGCAAACCCCCATGCTGCTTTGTTTTGAGCTGTGATTTTAGAGTGATGAGTAGTGTCTCAAGGCAAGAATCAAATTCAGCGACCATTGTCATGAAGGGGAGGTCCAGGGCCTGATGTTCCCATGAGCTGACAGTGGAGACATGGTCCCTCTGGCAGCAGAGGGGACAAGCAGGTCTCTCCTCCAGCGGGAAGGGGGATCTGATTGCCAATCCCACCACGCAGCTGCAGCACATTATCCCGCCTTCTCAGTCACTTTCCTCACACATAAAACAGCAATCAGCAGCCACCCTATACTGTCTCTCGCTGGCAGCTCTGAGGGTCACGTAAGAAAATGCGGGTGACACAGTGAAGGATATGCTGTTTTCCCATCTGACCCGGAGGGAGTGCAATGGGGCAGGTAGCCCAGTTTCCACTTTAGGCTCTGCTGTAGGTCAGGTTATCACGTGGCCCCAGCTCTGGgcttcagtcttctcatctgtgcACTGAGAATGTGCCACAGGAATCCTGTGCTCTCTTCTAGCTCCGAGGTAGAGCATTTGGTTTCTACCTGACCCCTATCACCGCCTCCTGGAGAGTGCCGGTATTACACTAACCTGCTCCCCTGGTATCTTTTCCAGGATTTCAACAAAATTCACCAGCACCCCGTCTTCCCTGGACCCTATACCAGTCGGCTTTCACAAGCTAAAGGTGCCAGCACCTGGTGGTGGCTATGTAGGTCAACGAATCATATGCCAAAAAGAGCTTGGCTCCTGACTCTGCATTTGGCAAAAGATGATGGGCTTGCACCCTCCCTGTCCTGCTTTGAGGATGCCCTACACACATCCTGCCCAGGTCCTCACCAATGAGGTTCTGGCTCCTGCTCGCCCAGGGGGCCCTCTGCTCCTCTCCCAGGACCCCCAACCCACACCCCCACCACCCAACAAAACCCCTCTGCACACAGAGGCATTGGGGGCTAGCGCCTGAGccccaggaagaaagagaaagaaaaactctcaACTATTAAATCTGTTTAGTAAAGACAATTTCGCTCATACAAAACAACAGTTTACAACAATCGAGTGCTGGACACACCATCTGAGACAAGGGAGGCGCTGCAGGCACCCAGCACCTTCCCCGGTGCACAAAGACGACCCTGGGTGCCCCTCCACCACCTGCCCCTGAGGGAGAGGAAAGGTGAAGTATTCCTGCCACCTCTCCCTCCAAGGGAAGGGGGAGTGGGGGGCCATGGCACAGAGAGCCTACCCCAGCTGCTCCTCATCTGTGCTGGGGGAGGCCCCTCCCTTCACCGGCCCCGAAGCTGAGTTGTTTGGGGTGATAGCAAATGGCTGATGGGCAAGGGGGCAAAGTCGGGACATCTTTGGTGCAAAGACTCCCCCTGACCCACCAGGCCACACAATGGAAATCTGAGGGAAGACCTCAAAAATGGCCCTGCCTTTGCCCACAAGGGGTAGCTGGCTGATGCCCCAGAACCCAGGAGAAACACAGGAAATGCAAAAGCTTTGTCAACAGAAGCTGCCCAGGCTCACCCACATGAGCTGGGCGGCGGCCCATGGAGAAATGGctaaaaatttaaggaaaataaacaaaaatgggtTAATAATGGCAAGAAGGGGAAGTAGAGAGGTCATTCAGTAGATAAGTGCCTCAGAGGACCTAGGACCAGCACTAAGTAGGGGGAAGGGGGTCCTGGGGCTGGGGATCCAGTCTTCCTGATCGCTGTGCCAGTGCCTGGTCACTCCTCTCTGCCTCCCGCAACCCAGCGAACAGAGACAGGCCACAGAGGGCCTGGTTCAGAATCTGGATGGGCTTCCCAGGCACTTTGGCAGGCTCAGTATGGGCAGGACAGACCCCAAGAAGGGAGAAGGTTCCTAAGCCCCAGCAGGGCCATCTCCCTCTGcagccctgcctgcccctggcccctcaaaTACACGATCCCAGGCACAGATCTGCGCACTCgtacacacgtgtgcacacacacacacacacacacactcctttttGTCTGGCACACTGGAGATGTCTGAGGGCTCCGAGAGAGGAGGTGCATGGCATCCTCCTCCAAGGTGGCCTTGAGCTCCCAGAACGCCTGAGCCAGCGGGGACGACCCCAGGCTGTTGTGGAGAAACAGGGAGGGCAGATGGGACAACACAGGGACAATCCCTATGACAGTTTCCACAAATACCCTCTAACAAACCACAAGCCTTTGCAGTATCCAGAGAGGAAGGCGTCTGGTGGAGAGGAGGAGTGGGGCAAGGACAACAAAAGAGGTTTCATAAAAACTCTAAgtcaaattactgataaaattGCAAAATGAGCACAGGTTCAAGAGCACCTTGCTCACTTCTCTCCATAGCCTCCCAACCTCCCAACCTCTCCCACTCTGGGGTGGCCAGAACCAAGGCAGAATTCAGCCATTGACGCAGTTCCAGGCTCCATGCAGCTGAGAAGGAGAGGAGGCGGATGTGGACAGTTCTGTGTCTCTtcgtttaaaaaatatattcctgtAGAGAGTTATTGCTTGTCCTCCCGCGGGCAggagggcgtggtggctcagtgGGCCAAGGCCGCAGCCTCCAGGGCCCGAGCTTTCTTCCGCCTCTTCAGCAGCAGAGGGTTGGATGCATCTTCAATCTTTTTTATCTTGATCTGCTCGTAGTCAACGCGCATTGTGGCCAAGGCACTGGTCATCTCCTCCTGGGGGCACAGCAGCACCAGGAAGGGTACAGAGAGAGCCAGAAGACAGGAAGGAGAGACAGCAGAAGAGAGATGTAAGAGCAGAAGAGAGACGTGAGAGACAGAGACAACAAGAGCAGGGTGAGGGCGGCGGGGGTGGGAGCAGAGAGAGAAGACGGGCTGCTTAGCGGTCCAAGCTAACAACGGCAGCCTCATCCCAGCGCTGAGCAGCAGAGAGCTTGGCTACAGCACTGCTGCTGTTCCCTGAGAGCCCCCACTGACCTcgcaggaaaggaggaagagcccTGGGCCAGGAGTCAGGAAACCTGGGTCCGGTCTGCCCCAACCAGTCACCAGCTGCGTGACCTTGAGCAGAATGTCCATCCCCCCGCCccggggcctcagtttctcttctgcaaaatgagaaCATTATACCAGATGGTCTTTAAGGTCCCGTTAGAGACCCAGGGAGTAAAGGGATTCTAAGAAACAGTCCTGAGTTTGGACAGGAACACAGAATTCTCTGCTCACAACCCAGTCAGCCAAGTGACCTGGTTGCTGTTCTTGTAATGAAGACACCCCTGGGATGAAAGAGGCAGAATCAAGCTCTCCCCTACCAGCACCATGCCTCACACCTGGGCAATCCCCGCAAGCCGCCCACCCCACCCGGAGCCCCTCTTGCCCAGTGGTGCCCCTCACCTTGACATCCTCCCACCGCTCCTTGTCCTCCTTCAGGACCcggctggtgtgcagtggggtTTGAGGGACCTTCGTCGATTGCTGAGAAGACAGAAAAGGGGTCCGAGTGAAAGCCTGGGGTGGGCAGGGTCCTAAGACTCTGTCCTGTGGAATAGTCCCGTGGGACCCAAGGTTCCCCAGCCTGCCGAGCTTACCATGATCCAGGGGTGGTTCATAAACTCGGTGATGGTCATTCTCTGGGTGGGCTCTGTTTTCAGCAGGTTCCGAATGAGCATCTTCACTGTGGGACGGGGCAGGGGGCAGTGACAGCTCAGGGGCCACTCTCGCTGGCCTGCTCCTTTCCCCAGTTTTTATGGGGAAACCAGATTCAAAGAGGGGTTGCATGGAGGCAGGCTGCCTGAACAACTAGCCCCAAGGACCATGACGGCTCTACCACTTGATAGGCCCTGCACAGCCCCACAGCCTTGGCCCTGCCACTGGCCCTCCACACAGGCAAAATGAGGCAAGACGCACCCCGCAGGCGTGGGCTCAGGTGTTAACCCACAGTTACACCAGGTACATGAGATGGAGGCCcatacgtgtgtctgtgtgtacacacacacacatacacacacacagaggctctTCCCCTTGTCCTGAAAGCCTGGGTTCTTACCTTCCTCTGATACTTCTGACCATTCTGGGTTGGGAAATTCATACTGGCCCATTCGGATGCGAGTCTTCATGCCCGGAGAGATGGCAAGGCCGTGGTTGGAGTAGAAGGGGGGATACCCACACAGCCTGCATCAACAGGAGGAAGGAAGTGGGAGACACAACAGCTGTCACTTAGGGGCTCTGCACCAGGACCAGGATGAGAAACAGGCTCTTCTCCTTGTAAAGGTCACAGAGAAATCAGGGCTCATTGACACAGGCACAACATACGAAGCCAAGGACAGGGCCCGGGAATCCAGCATAGCAAGTATCTAAGGCATACACTTTCCAGTCCATGAGCTGGTTTACACCCGCCACTTAGCTATAGGAACTGAGAGAAGGGGCACGCAGGGGACCTCCCCTGTAGAAAGAGGAATGCTAACGTCTGCCTCTTCCTCTTGTCCTGGAGAAGTACTGGCCGCCCTGactccctgccccacccagccccctccccagcacACTCACAGGATGTACATGATGACACCCAGGGACCACATGTCACAGGACTTGTCATACTTCTCTGGACCCAGCACTTCTGGAGCTGCAAACCAAAGGTCAACATGGGTAGGCCAGCCCTCAGAATCCTGTGATCCACTCAGTTTCTCTGCGAAAGATGCTCCCCATCCCAACCTTTCAGCCTATCATGAGGTGGCAGCAGCTGGGGTGCAGAAGGAAGAGCCGAAGCCCAGCCCAGGGACTGGAACAGAACACCCTCCTCCACAAGAAACTCTGGAACTGGGATCTTAAGATTTTAAAGATCCTGAACTGCATGAGACTTTCAGACCTATGCCGTCCATTTAATTTCACAGATGCTCTGAACACGCTTTGAAAGCTTTTTCCATGCCAATCAGCTGAGGCTCCAGAACAAGACCTGGGTCCAGATTCCACTGAGAATCTGATGGAAACCATGGCTCTTCTCAGAAAGATCCCGGCAGATCCTTTCCTACAATTCCTCCACTGTAGCTTCGCTCTGACAAGCCCTACTTCTCAGCAGGTCCCAGCAGAACCCGCACCAGAAGGGACCACACAGACACAACTCTCCTAGGATTTGCGGCGCCCCCCGACAGTCAAGAGGAGGGGCTAAGAAAAGTTCTGAGAAAAGACTAGGTCCCTGGGCCCCTTGGGGACTTACCCACATAGTATGGTGTATAACAAGGAGTGGTCAAAGAGTTGTGGCTGGTGGTTTCCTTGGCAAAGCCAAAGTCAGTGAGTTTCAGGATGGCGTTGGGCCTTTTCGAGGTGTATAAGAGATTCTCAGGctacagaaagagagacagaaaaatagcAACCCTGCTGGACCTGGGAGGGGCTATCAGAAACAAAAGCGTGctggttccttccttcctctgctcATCCAGCAACCATTTGCCTATCCCGGGCACTGCCCACCACAAGGAGTGGCAGCTCTCTATGGGTGTCTGCCCAGCCCACGCACTGCCCATCCCAAGGAGTGGCAGCTCTCTATGGGCAAGTGCCTGCCTCTGCAGGGTTTCCAGAGTGCCTGGAGATAAGAGAGTGACACACAGAACCCACAGTAAACACCACAGGGACAGAGAAACCAACAGTGTGACTGGGGGGTTCTGCCTGAGGAGAACCACAGGGCTGAGTGGGGTCAGAGAATGCTTCACTACTGGGTTTATGAGTTTACCCATGGGCAGAGAGGGCAAGGCCCTACAGGGCAGAGAATGGCATGCTCAGGAACCAGGCAGCAAGGACGCCGGGTGGCCTGGCAACCATCCCTGGAGTGGCCACGGCCACTCTGTTGCCCCCACAGCACTCGGGCTCAGGGATGTGAACAGTTGGCACCTTGACATCCCGATGGGCAATGTTGATTGAGTGCAGATACTGGATGGCCTCACCGATGCTCTTCATGATTTCGGATGCCTCTgtagaagggagggaagagagagtggGAAAGAAAGTCACAAGGACATGTCATTAGGCTTGAAAATCCAGTGCACCAGTCCCACCTCTGTGTAGCCTGAGGCTCCCCAAGCCACCACCCACCCCagaaacaaagccaccaggagcTGCCCTGGTCAGCTGAGGCAGCCCTTGCAGTGTGCTGGAGGGGACAGCAGCCTCAACACCCTTCCCCTAGAGCAGGCACTGCAGAGGCCTCCTTCACACCCCCACTGCCCTGCCTGCCTGCACCTGTTCCCACAACAGACCCTTTCTACCTCTTTCTGTGAACGCCTGGTCTCCTCGGTCCTGGATTCGGCTAAAGAGTTCTCCACCGTCCAAACTGAAATGAAGCCACAGTGAGATCGGAGAACACAACAGCCCGCCGCCACTCTCTACTGACCCCCGAAAAAGCAAGGGTTTACATTCCAGGCTTCAGGCCCATCCCTGGGCTGTCCTCAGAGGGCAAGGTGCCTGAGTGAGGAGAGGGGACAGGCTGGGCCGGACCCGAACAGTGGCTGCTTACCATTCCATGACAATCAGCAGGCACTTCCTCCCTGCATACAGATTCTCGTACACATCCACGATCCGTACAATGTGCGGGCACTGGGAGGCCCGCCAGTGCAGCTCCACCTCCCTGCGGGCCTTGGGGCAGTCCTGAAGCATCTGCAGGCCAAACAGCTTCCTGAGTGCGCTATCACATGGCCCTGCTCTAAGCCCCCGGTCCACTTGCCCTGACATTGCCACCGACACACCACAAACCCCCTATTCCTGCTGGCCTTCCCTACCAGCCCCCCTGgcacatttcctgaggcctctgcatTTCCTTATCTGCTCTATATGAAATCTCACGATGACTCTTTTGGGGCCTTGACAGCTACACTGAGATCAGCCCTCGGGCCATTCAGTCCAGCTTAGGCCTGTCTCCAGCTTAGGCCATGAAGTCTACTCTAGAAGGCAAGCAGCACTCAGGTACTGGGAAGTAGGGGGTGAAGGGGCTTCAGGAAGAAAGGCCGACTAAGAAAAACCAATACAGTGTGGGAAAGGCGGCTAGAGAGAAGAGAGACTCCAGAGTCCATAGGAAAAGGCACCTCCTCAATAACTCAGACCCAGCACAACAAATCCAGAGTAATGTTCTCTCTACCTCTGTGGCTGACTTCAACCAGGCAACAGATGGCCTTCGAAGTCAGCTAGATGCCGATTTGAATCCAGTTATTACTAGATT
This Rhinopithecus roxellana isolate Shanxi Qingling chromosome 8, ASM756505v1, whole genome shotgun sequence DNA region includes the following protein-coding sequences:
- the MAPKAPK2 gene encoding MAP kinase-activated protein kinase 2, yielding MLSNSQGQSPPVPFPAPAPPPQPPAPAPPHPPAQPPPPPPQQFPQFHVKSGLQIKKNAIIDDYKVTSQVLGLGINGKVLQIFNKRTQEKFALKMLQDCPKARREVELHWRASQCPHIVRIVDVYENLYAGRKCLLIVMECLDGGELFSRIQDRGDQAFTEREASEIMKSIGEAIQYLHSINIAHRDVKPENLLYTSKRPNAILKLTDFGFAKETTSHNSLTTPCYTPYYVAPEVLGPEKYDKSCDMWSLGVIMYILLCGYPPFYSNHGLAISPGMKTRIRMGQYEFPNPEWSEVSEEVKMLIRNLLKTEPTQRMTITEFMNHPWIMQSTKVPQTPLHTSRVLKEDKERWEDVKEEMTSALATMRVDYEQIKIKKIEDASNPLLLKRRKKARALEAAALAH